A stretch of Methanosphaerula palustris E1-9c DNA encodes these proteins:
- a CDS encoding ABC transporter permease: MTSTAHHEEQVPTLIIRPPRKWVPIDFQEIWAYRELLYFFTWRDVKIRYKQTGLGFAWAIIQPLFTMLIFTLIFGGFAHIPSDGIPYPLFSYAALLPWTLFAEGMTRSTNSMVVNAPIMTKVYFPRLLMPISGIMSPLVDFCIAFLIMIAMMFYYGFMPTLNVVFLPLFLLLAIGTSLGVGLWLSALNVQYRDFQYTVPFLIQIWMYASPVVYPASMLPESLRVLYGLNPMAGVIEGFRWALLGSTPPSAMILVSVGVVVVLLVSGLFYFKKMEQYFADLV; the protein is encoded by the coding sequence ATGACCAGCACCGCCCATCACGAAGAACAGGTCCCGACCCTGATCATCCGCCCGCCGCGGAAGTGGGTACCGATCGACTTTCAGGAGATCTGGGCGTACCGGGAACTGCTCTACTTCTTCACCTGGCGGGATGTAAAGATCCGGTACAAGCAGACCGGCCTCGGGTTCGCATGGGCGATCATCCAACCGCTCTTCACGATGCTTATCTTCACGCTGATCTTCGGAGGGTTCGCACATATCCCGTCCGACGGGATCCCGTACCCACTCTTCAGTTATGCGGCGTTGTTGCCATGGACCCTCTTCGCCGAGGGAATGACCAGGTCGACGAACAGTATGGTTGTGAATGCCCCCATCATGACCAAGGTCTACTTCCCGCGGCTGCTGATGCCGATCTCAGGGATCATGTCGCCGCTGGTGGACTTCTGCATCGCGTTCCTGATCATGATTGCGATGATGTTCTACTACGGGTTCATGCCGACACTGAACGTGGTCTTCCTGCCGCTCTTCCTGCTGCTCGCGATCGGAACCTCGCTCGGGGTCGGTCTCTGGCTCTCGGCGCTGAACGTGCAGTACCGGGACTTTCAGTACACGGTACCGTTCCTGATCCAGATCTGGATGTACGCCTCGCCGGTGGTCTACCCGGCCTCGATGCTGCCGGAGAGCCTCCGGGTGCTATATGGACTGAATCCAATGGCCGGCGTGATCGAGGGGTTCCGGTGGGCCCTGCTCGGATCTACGCCGCCGAGTGCAATGATCCTGGTCTCAGTCGGTGTGGTCGTGGTGCTGTTGGTGTCGGGACTGTTCTACTTCAAGAAGATGGAGCAGTACTTCGCGGATCTGGTGTGA
- a CDS encoding ABC transporter ATP-binding protein, whose translation MSDDVAIRVKNLGKRYKLGQQTGGYKTMGETITRLVKSPFRRFQHQDSKKIDGADAFWALKNISFEVKKGEVIGFIGRNGAGKSTLLKILSRITAPTEGTVEVHGRIGSLLEVGTGFHPELTGRENIFLSGSIMGMKKAEIDEKFDEIVEFSEIEKFLDTPVKRYSSGMYVRLAFAVAAHLDPEILIVDEVLAVGDMKFQKKCLGKMSDVAKGGRTVLFVSHNMGAMTTLCKTGFLLSNGSIIKEGEIKEVVAHYLDQMKDRTGQYIRDASEPIKKLAISRVTLQRDNEVVTRYYNKDVLNVTIDIIVKTVVFGAQLAVGLYTGSDDCIFSTTNQDWSEEKEILEPGIYRLICPIQLNTLRKGSYYITISSSVPAVEVLDTVEDQLLFEILDEPACLLQLGQGRSGMILPIIHWSIDKTA comes from the coding sequence ATGTCAGATGATGTCGCGATCAGGGTAAAGAACCTCGGCAAACGGTATAAGTTGGGGCAGCAGACTGGGGGGTACAAAACCATGGGTGAGACGATCACACGGCTGGTAAAGTCCCCGTTCCGACGATTTCAGCATCAGGACTCAAAGAAGATAGACGGGGCCGACGCCTTTTGGGCTCTGAAGAATATCTCGTTTGAGGTGAAGAAGGGAGAGGTGATCGGATTCATCGGGAGGAACGGAGCCGGCAAGTCGACACTGCTGAAGATCCTCTCCCGGATCACGGCACCGACCGAGGGGACGGTCGAGGTGCACGGCAGGATCGGATCGTTACTTGAGGTGGGAACCGGATTTCACCCTGAGTTGACCGGTCGGGAGAACATCTTTCTGAGCGGTTCCATCATGGGGATGAAGAAGGCGGAAATCGATGAGAAGTTCGATGAGATCGTGGAGTTTTCCGAGATCGAGAAGTTCCTCGACACCCCGGTGAAACGCTACTCAAGCGGGATGTATGTCAGGCTTGCGTTCGCAGTGGCAGCACACCTGGACCCAGAGATTCTGATCGTGGACGAGGTCCTCGCCGTCGGAGATATGAAGTTTCAGAAAAAATGCCTGGGAAAAATGAGTGATGTCGCAAAAGGTGGACGCACCGTCCTTTTTGTGAGCCACAACATGGGTGCGATGACCACGCTCTGCAAGACGGGATTCCTCCTCAGCAACGGCTCGATTATCAAGGAGGGGGAGATCAAAGAGGTCGTTGCCCATTACCTGGACCAGATGAAGGATCGGACCGGGCAGTACATCAGGGATGCTTCAGAACCGATCAAAAAACTGGCGATCTCACGGGTGACGCTTCAGAGGGATAACGAGGTCGTAACCCGGTATTACAATAAGGATGTTCTGAACGTCACTATCGATATCATCGTTAAAACTGTGGTGTTTGGAGCACAACTCGCAGTCGGACTGTACACCGGGAGTGATGACTGCATCTTCTCGACAACCAATCAGGACTGGAGTGAAGAGAAAGAGATCCTCGAACCCGGGATATACCGCCTCATCTGTCCCATTCAGTTGAATACATTGAGAAAGGGAAGTTATTATATCACCATCTCCTCCTCAGTGCCGGCAGTCGAAGTGCTGGATACGGTAGAAGACCAGTTGCTCTTTGAGATACTCGATGAGCCGGCATGCCTCTTACAGTTAGGCCAGGGCCGAAGCGGCATGATATTGCCCATCATCCACTGGTCGATCGATAAGACCGCATGA
- a CDS encoding class I SAM-dependent methyltransferase: MKWNYLMSKIFKKPTPEKPDPKEYTTTVGIGSVVPVQIEAYFFALNNYLDESAKVLDVGFGLGYGLNILSIKAREAYGVDVDKKTYEYCQQTLVGRNPRLVELNLYDGYHLNYPDNFFNIVTCVDVIEHVVDYSALIEEMVRVSKKGVFISTPNKLPENTNPDGTPKNYWHLREWSFDELAFILSRYQVEWNFINGCWDGPFTISKKVQNNTMALVPFIKK, encoded by the coding sequence ATGAAATGGAACTATTTGATGTCAAAAATTTTCAAAAAGCCCACGCCTGAAAAACCTGACCCGAAGGAGTATACAACAACAGTGGGGATTGGCTCAGTCGTACCTGTCCAGATTGAGGCGTATTTTTTTGCATTGAATAACTATCTCGATGAGTCGGCAAAGGTGCTTGATGTTGGATTTGGACTGGGTTACGGATTGAACATCCTCTCTATAAAAGCACGTGAAGCATACGGGGTAGATGTCGATAAAAAGACATATGAATATTGTCAACAGACCCTCGTTGGAAGAAACCCGCGCTTGGTTGAGTTGAACCTGTACGATGGATATCATCTAAACTATCCCGATAATTTTTTTAATATCGTCACCTGTGTTGATGTTATTGAGCATGTAGTGGATTATTCTGCACTGATCGAGGAGATGGTGCGGGTTTCTAAGAAAGGTGTTTTTATAAGCACCCCTAATAAACTTCCTGAAAATACGAATCCGGACGGAACTCCCAAGAATTACTGGCATCTGAGAGAGTGGTCGTTCGACGAACTGGCCTTTATACTCTCCCGATATCAGGTCGAATGGAATTTTATCAATGGTTGTTGGGATGGACCTTTTACGATATCAAAGAAAGTACAAAACAATACGATGGCACTGGTACCCTTTATCAAAAAATGA